The DNA region CGGCATGAAGAGCCTGATTCTCATGCACGGGCGCGGGTACGGCGACGACGGCCCGCTGTTGACGCCGCAGGACCGCGGCGAGAAGGTGCGCGATATCGTGATACAGGAGGGAAACATTTTCGTGTGGAAGCCGATCGCGATGTCGGACGACGAGAAGATCCAATATAGCTGGGGCGGCTGCGTCCTCGTCACGAAAACCGGTGCCGTGCAGCTCGTCAAGCGCACACCGGGAATGGTTTCGATTCAATAGCTAAGAAGCCATCAGCCGTCAGCTATATATAACAGCTAACCCTCACCCTCTCCCTCAGGGAGAGGGTTGGCGTGAGGGAAAATCCGGAAAATAAAAGCTGACCGCTGAAAGCTGATTGCTGACAGCTATTCAAAGGAGGACTTATGGCTTACACTCCGCCGAAAAGAGCGGGGGCGACGGTTTATATCTGGTCGAACTATTCGGTCCAGGAGCGGGACCGAAGGTGGAAGGCCGTGAAAGAGCGCGGTGCCAAAGCCGGCTTCGATTGCATTTTTGTCCCGCTCGGCGACGGCATCGACGCGCGCTATTTGACGCAGCTCCGCTGCTCGTCGGTCATCATGCCGACCGACGGCCGTGCGCCGATCATCATCGCCGACCGCAGCTCGCGCAACACCTGGGCGCCGGAGCCGTGGCAGACGAGCCGCGAGTGGTCGGAGCCGATGGCGGAAGCATTATTGGAGTGCGGCATGGAGCGCGCTCGCATCGGCGTCGCCGGCTTGAAGGGCGGAAAAGTCTCCCACGTGACTTCGATCGACGGCGTCGTCAACCACGGCGCGTTCTCCGCCGTATTGCGGCGGATGCCCAACGCGAAGTTCGAAGATGCGACGGACGTCATCGGCTTTGTCCGCTACGTCAAGAGCGCGGAAGAGATCGACGCGATGAAAAAAGCGACGGAAATCGCCGAAGCCGGAATCGACGAGCTCAAGCGCATGGCACGACCCGGTGCGGACGAGGCGGTGGTCTATGCGAATGTCATGGCGCGCATGCTGGAGCTCGGCGCGGAATATTATCCGTTTGCATGGACGACCGGCGCGATTGACAGCTCCGACGCCAAGCGCTCGGCCAATCCGCCGCTCGGCCGCAGGCTCAAAGCAAACTCGCTGATTCAAAGCGAGATGATCGCGGTCTTCGGCACGCAGATCGCCGAAGAGGGCCAGGCCATTCTGCTGGGGAAAATTCCCGAGGCGTGGAAACCCGCGATCGAGCGGCAGAGGGAAGTATTCAAC from Candidatus Binatia bacterium includes:
- a CDS encoding M24 family metallopeptidase, which gives rise to MAYTPPKRAGATVYIWSNYSVQERDRRWKAVKERGAKAGFDCIFVPLGDGIDARYLTQLRCSSVIMPTDGRAPIIIADRSSRNTWAPEPWQTSREWSEPMAEALLECGMERARIGVAGLKGGKVSHVTSIDGVVNHGAFSAVLRRMPNAKFEDATDVIGFVRYVKSAEEIDAMKKATEIAEAGIDELKRMARPGADEAVVYANVMARMLELGAEYYPFAWTTGAIDSSDAKRSANPPLGRRLKANSLIQSEMIAVFGTQIAEEGQAILLGKIPEAWKPAIERQREVFNAGLKFLAPGKSSAEVIDFAKSFAEKNGMKTEILLSGRGAGDDGPVIKSSTSADALKGISIEKNTLWLWRPTVTGSDAKTKFTWGSTVLVGENGGEVLSKRSHGVISVA